GGCCAATACCAACCCTGTAAGTTCCTGCTCTAATCGTTTTGATAACTGACGAAGGAAATAATAATTCGTTTGCATAATTTTATCGCTTGGGCTATCGGTATTACTACCGACAACATCATTTTTGTACAAAGGTACGTTAAAAACTGTACAGAGAAATAAATAGGTATTCTCCTCCGCTTGGTTTCTTAGTGAATTACAACTTTTCTGTATTCTGCCAGACTTTATGTATTTTTGTCAATTCATCAGACCGAGAGGATTATATGCTACTGGAAGATACATACAAAACCATCACTACTACAGCAGAAGGGCTTTTTAAAGACCGAGGCAGTAAATTTTTTGCCTATGCCTACCCTATCGAACAAGAAAGTGAAGTAAAAGAATTGGTCGAAATATTAAAGAAAGAACATTTTAAAGCTGTTCATCACTGTTATGCCTTTCGACTGGGGCAAGATAAAACCAATTTTCGGGTAAACGACGACGGCGAACCCGCAGGCTCAGCAGGAAAGCCTATTTTGAATGTATTATTGTCGAAAGATATTACCAATATTTTGGTAGTAGTTGTACGTTATTTTGGAGGTACTTTATTGGGTGTTCCAGGCCTGATTAATGCCTACAAAACAGCCACTTTAGAAGCTTTGGCCAATGCTGAAGTTATCGAAAAAACAGTTAACGAAATATATGACGTTAGTTTTGAGTTTATTCAAATGAACGATGTAATGAAAGTAGTCAAAGAATTTGGCCTAAAAATAAAAAACCAACAATTTGATAATCAATGTACTATTACCTTAGAGTTTCGTAAAAACATGACGAATCAGGTGATTGGCAAACTCGAAAAAATCGACAACATTACCATAGATTTTGTAGCAACAGTCTAGCCCAACTCCATTATTATGCCCCTTATTCCATCATCGTATCAAGCCCGTGGTATTTGGAAAAATGCCCACTTTTCTACGATTTATCCTAGTACCCTTCGCAAAGTAAAAGGTATTCAGTACGAGCGACAAAGAATTGAGCTTAACGATGGCGATTTTTTGGACTTAGATTGGAGTTATTGCTTATTGCCAAGCAGTGCTTTGGTGATTTTTACACATGGCTTTCTCGGAAACTCTACCCGACCGTACATTCTGGGAGCAACCAAGCTTTTTAATCAATCGGGCTGGGATACAGTTTGCTGGAATCATCGTGGGCTTAGTGGCGAAGCCAACCGCCTAGAAAGAGTAACCACACATGGAGGCTCTGACGACCTCGAATCGGTAATTAATCATGTTATGAGCCATACAAACTACCAACAGATTGTACTGGTTGGCTATAGCAAAGGTGGTAATATAGCCCTCAAATATGCTGGCGAAAAGGGTTCTCAAATTCCTGATGTTATCAAAAAAGTCATTGCTATTTCTGTACCAACCGATATTCAAGGAAGCGTAGATGCCATGGGTGAAAAGGGTTTTTATACCAAGCGTTTCAAAAATAAACTTCACCAGTTCTTATTACAACGCACACATCTTATTGACTCAAAATGGTTGGCTGAATTTGAAAAATTCCAAACCCTCGATGAATTTACAGGACATTATATCGCCCCTTTACATGGTTTACGCAATGCCCAAGACTATTACAATCGCTGTAGTGCCATACACGTTGTTGAACAAATCCGTATTCCTTCTTTGATTCTGAATGCCCAAAACGATCCTGTTTTATCTGAAAGCTGTGCTATTTTAGATATTGCTCGACAATCGGAATATATTTACTCTGAATTTCCGCAATACGGCGGACACTGTGGTTTTTATACGCCTAATCCAGATGGTATTTACTGGAGTGATTACCGTGCTTTGGCTTTTGCTACAGAATAATCGTTTTGGACACCCAAATTACTGAACAGACTTACTTGTTGGTAAAAGATTCACGGATTTGTAACACCACCAAGCCTGCAACAAAAAAACCAGTAATAAACCAGCCCACCATACGATAGTATTGATGGTACGCTTCATCAAAATATAGGTCAATCCCAATATTGATTAAACTTAGGATGGCAAAGCCATACAGCAAATATAATTTAGCCTTTTGCATAGAAATTTGATTGTAGAAATGAGAAAATAGTATATTTTAAAAACTTTACGACAAAATATTAGTCAGCATTTTCTATAAAAAGCTACTGTAATACCCTAAGACAAAGGCTTACTATATTCATCACTTCTGGTGCCGTGCAGAATATCCAAGATTTGTAGACACCAAGTTGAAACAGCTTCCTTATTAATCATAACAACTGCTCTTCTATTATCTACCTACCCCCACCAGCAAATGGCTATCGACACCAAATGGACACATTGTCAGCCACTTGGCTGATACGAACTTAGTACTTTTTCAATATACTTAAAAGAAAAAAAGGTTGTTTTTATTGGTGTAAAAGAAAAAATAATTACTTTCGTAACTAATTACGTAACCAGTTACTAAAAAATGGATTTAATCTCAGAACTAGGCCCATTGGCCATCGGTAGTAGAATGAAGCGACTGGCAGATATGGTATTTAAAAAAGCCGTTGAAGTCTACAAAAGTCATGGTATCGACTTTGAACCCAAGTGGTTTCCATTGTTTTATTTATTAGCACAAAAAGAAAGCCTCGGAATTATGGAAGCCGCCGATTTTCTTAAAATTTCGCATCCTGCGGTTATTCAGTTTGCCAAAGAACTAGAAAAGAAAGGCTGGGTTGCTTCCGAAAAATCGCCTGATGATGCTAGAAAAAGAATTTTAAAACTTACTGAAAAAGGATGGGCTTTTTTGCCACAGCTCCAAGAAATATGGGCCAATATTCGAGCTGTCAATCAGCAGCTTATCGAAAAAGAACAACATAATTTACTGATTGCCCTCGAAGCCTTCGAACAGTATTTTCTGGAAGATGGCTATATCAAATACTATAAAGAGCAAATAGGCATTCCTGATAAAGCTTAGAACACTTATTAGTTCCTTTTTGGTAAGTCATTTTCATTATGTATACTCATATAAGTTTATTGATTACTTAGAACTTCATTCACTCTTTTTATTTTGTACAATATGCAATTAACGATTTATCAACTAGATGCTTTTTCATCGAAGGTTTTTGGAGGAAACCCTGCGGCTGTCTGTCCCTTAACCGAATGGCTACCCGACTCACTAATGCAGCAAATTGCCCTTGAAAACAACCTTGCCGAAACGGCATTTTATGTAAAAGAAGGCTCACGGTTTCATATTCGATGGTTTACCCCTGCGGTAGAAGTTGACTTGTGTGGACATGCCACATTAGCAACGGCATTTGTCATTTTCAATTTTGAAGGCTATACCGACACTATTATTGAGTTTACATCCAAAAGTGGCATTTTGAAGGTTCAAAAACAAGGTGATTTATTAGAATTAGATTTCCCCGTTGATGAACTAACTACCACCCAAACACCCGAAGCATTGGTCAGCTCGCTGGGAATCAAGCCCATAGCTTGCTTTAAAGGCAAAACAGACTATATGTTAGTTCTAGAAAACGAAGAAAAAGTAAAAAACCTCAAGCCTGATTTTAGGCTTATGGCAACAGTGCCTGCCCGTGGTGTTATTGTAACAGCCCAAGGAAATGATGTAGATTTTGTATCTAGGTTTTTTGGCCCTCAGTGTGGTATCGACGAAGACCCCGTAACAGGCTCGGCACATACTACACTAATACCTTATTGGGCAAAAACATTGGATAAAAACGACTTAGTAGCTTTGCAGGTATCGCCTCGCCAAGGCCAATTATGGTGTACTCTAGCAGACAATCGGGTAAAAATTGCAGGAAATGTAACACTCTATTTAAAGGGCATTATTGAGATTTAGTTTATTGGTTACTGGCTGATGATTAAAACAAAATGCCTTGTACCTATCAAAATACTATTAAAATCGCAACAACATGAACTCTCCAAGCGTACAAATTGCTGAATACCAGCCGATTTTTAAAGAACACTTCAAAAATCTCAATTTGGAATGGATTCAAAAATACTTTAAGGTTGAGCCACACGATTTAGAGCAACTCGACAATCCCGAAATGTATATTTTGGATAAAGGTGGACAGATTTTTTTTGCTATATATCAAAACGAAGTAGTGGGAACAGTAGCGTTGGTCAAAAATTCAGCGACAGATTTTGAGTTAGCCAAAATGGCCGTAAGTCCAAAATACCAAGGTATTGGAGCTGGAAAAGCTTTGTGTGCCTATACCATAGAAGTAGCTCAAAAAGCTGGAGCAAAAATTCTTTGGCTAGAATCAAGCCGTAAGCTAACGCCAGCTCTTACGATGTATAGCAAATTGGGGTTTGTAGAAATCCCTATGGGTGAAACGCCCTATTCTAGGGCTGATATAAAAATGCAAATCGTATTTTAGTACGATATTTTATGGCTACGAGCTTTAGGCTATTGATGCTTCCTCTATTTGACAGGGCAAAACGCCTAAAGCTCCAATCATACAGCAATTTTCTTCTAATATTCCTATATTCTAATGTATATCCAAACCATTCATACCGAAAAAGCAACTGAGTATTACCAGTTGCTAGAACGAGGTATTACTGAGCATGCTGACTTTTTTCGTATTGCTCCACAAGATTTAAGGCATGAACCTTTCCCAACCCAAAATACAGCCGACAGCTTTACCTTAATTGCCTATTCGGACAAAGGCGAAATGTTGGGTACGGTAGGTTTTCAACGAGAACAAAATCGGTTGAAATTACGCCACAAAGGCTTGTTGTTCAGAATGTATGTAGTACCTGAGTCTGCTGGACAAGGTATTGGGCGTAAGCTTATTCAAGAGGTAATCAAACGAGTAAAAGCGCTTGGCGATTGCCGTCAAATAGTATTAACAGTAGCAGCCAAAAATCATATTGCCAAAAAACTCTATCATTCTGAAGGTTTTGAGTTATTTTCGTTTGAAAAAGATGCCATTCAGCTAGGCGGCAATCGTTTTGCCGATGAAGAATCCATGATTCTTTTTCTGAACCCCTAAAATTCCTATTAATATGTTTGCTCAGTTTTTATTTATTATTGGAGGTATTCTGATGATACCACTAACGCCCTTACTAATTTGGCAAGGCAAAAAAGTAAAAGCCACTGTACCTCGTTTACCCGAAGCTATCAATCCACAAGGTATTTTTGAGCAAGCATCTACCGATTTTATCAAAGTACTGGCTCTGGGCGAATCTACCTTTGCAGGCGTGGGTGTCGACACACATCAAGAAGGTATTATTGGCAAATTTGCCTCACGCCTTAGTCAGCTCTACCAAAAGTCGGTGGTTTGGGAAGTTGTAGCCAAAAGTGGCTTTTCTGCCCAAAAAGTTTTCGACGAATTGGTTCCTATTATTCCAGATACCCCTTTCGACCTAATTCTTATCGGGTTGGGTGGCAATGATACTTTCGAGCTTAATTCTCCCCAAAAATGGCATCATGATTTAAAACAATTACTACAAATATTAAAAAAACGCCAGCCTCAAGCCGTTATTGTTATTGCTAATCTACCTCCAGTTGGTCAATTTCCAGCCTTTCCTCCTCCCCTCAACTGGGTTTTGGGTGGCCTTACAGCACTTCATACCCAAATAGCCCGCCAGCTTGCTCCCTTATTTGAGCAAATATATTTTCATGATGAAAAATTCATTATCAGCAATCCACAAGAAATGTTTTCTGATGGGGTTCATCCTTCAGGAAAAGCCTACCAAATTTGGGGTGAGTCTATCGCTCAGTTTATTTATCAAAAACAATTAATCTAAAAGCTCTACTTTTCTGCAATTTTCTATTGAAAAACATAAGTAGGAATCCTGAATTGCAAG
The DNA window shown above is from Flectobacillus major DSM 103 and carries:
- a CDS encoding YigZ family protein — its product is MLLEDTYKTITTTAEGLFKDRGSKFFAYAYPIEQESEVKELVEILKKEHFKAVHHCYAFRLGQDKTNFRVNDDGEPAGSAGKPILNVLLSKDITNILVVVVRYFGGTLLGVPGLINAYKTATLEALANAEVIEKTVNEIYDVSFEFIQMNDVMKVVKEFGLKIKNQQFDNQCTITLEFRKNMTNQVIGKLEKIDNITIDFVATV
- a CDS encoding YheT family hydrolase, encoding MPLIPSSYQARGIWKNAHFSTIYPSTLRKVKGIQYERQRIELNDGDFLDLDWSYCLLPSSALVIFTHGFLGNSTRPYILGATKLFNQSGWDTVCWNHRGLSGEANRLERVTTHGGSDDLESVINHVMSHTNYQQIVLVGYSKGGNIALKYAGEKGSQIPDVIKKVIAISVPTDIQGSVDAMGEKGFYTKRFKNKLHQFLLQRTHLIDSKWLAEFEKFQTLDEFTGHYIAPLHGLRNAQDYYNRCSAIHVVEQIRIPSLILNAQNDPVLSESCAILDIARQSEYIYSEFPQYGGHCGFYTPNPDGIYWSDYRALAFATE
- a CDS encoding MarR family winged helix-turn-helix transcriptional regulator, which translates into the protein MDLISELGPLAIGSRMKRLADMVFKKAVEVYKSHGIDFEPKWFPLFYLLAQKESLGIMEAADFLKISHPAVIQFAKELEKKGWVASEKSPDDARKRILKLTEKGWAFLPQLQEIWANIRAVNQQLIEKEQHNLLIALEAFEQYFLEDGYIKYYKEQIGIPDKA
- a CDS encoding PhzF family phenazine biosynthesis protein, translating into MQLTIYQLDAFSSKVFGGNPAAVCPLTEWLPDSLMQQIALENNLAETAFYVKEGSRFHIRWFTPAVEVDLCGHATLATAFVIFNFEGYTDTIIEFTSKSGILKVQKQGDLLELDFPVDELTTTQTPEALVSSLGIKPIACFKGKTDYMLVLENEEKVKNLKPDFRLMATVPARGVIVTAQGNDVDFVSRFFGPQCGIDEDPVTGSAHTTLIPYWAKTLDKNDLVALQVSPRQGQLWCTLADNRVKIAGNVTLYLKGIIEI
- a CDS encoding GNAT family N-acetyltransferase; this translates as MNSPSVQIAEYQPIFKEHFKNLNLEWIQKYFKVEPHDLEQLDNPEMYILDKGGQIFFAIYQNEVVGTVALVKNSATDFELAKMAVSPKYQGIGAGKALCAYTIEVAQKAGAKILWLESSRKLTPALTMYSKLGFVEIPMGETPYSRADIKMQIVF
- a CDS encoding GNAT family N-acetyltransferase — its product is MYIQTIHTEKATEYYQLLERGITEHADFFRIAPQDLRHEPFPTQNTADSFTLIAYSDKGEMLGTVGFQREQNRLKLRHKGLLFRMYVVPESAGQGIGRKLIQEVIKRVKALGDCRQIVLTVAAKNHIAKKLYHSEGFELFSFEKDAIQLGGNRFADEESMILFLNP
- a CDS encoding SGNH/GDSL hydrolase family protein, coding for MFAQFLFIIGGILMIPLTPLLIWQGKKVKATVPRLPEAINPQGIFEQASTDFIKVLALGESTFAGVGVDTHQEGIIGKFASRLSQLYQKSVVWEVVAKSGFSAQKVFDELVPIIPDTPFDLILIGLGGNDTFELNSPQKWHHDLKQLLQILKKRQPQAVIVIANLPPVGQFPAFPPPLNWVLGGLTALHTQIARQLAPLFEQIYFHDEKFIISNPQEMFSDGVHPSGKAYQIWGESIAQFIYQKQLI